One genomic window of Moorella glycerini includes the following:
- the murA gene encoding UDP-N-acetylglucosamine 1-carboxyvinyltransferase, which produces MEAIVIKGHSRLEGRVAISGAKNAVLPIIAACLLTGDECYLEDIPRLADVDTMCGVIGEMGAEVYPDGVRCLRVAAGSLQGVEPPYEFVRRMRASFLVMGPLLARLGRVRVSLPGGCAIGARPIDLHLKGMAALGASIHVNNGNVEAEARRLKGAPVYLDFPSVGATENIMMAAALAEGTTTIENAAGEPEIVDLANFINAMGGRVSGAGTRVIKIEGVRELHGARHAVIPDRVEAGTFMIAAAATGGDVFLENVISTHLKAVMAKLAEAGAELSEEDGGIRVRAELPLKAVDIKTMPYPGFPTDMQAQFMALLTTARGSSVVTETVFENRFMHVNELKRMGASIVIEGHCAVVKGKKRLTGAPVKATDLRAGAALVIAGLMAEGETVISCVHHIDRGYEDLVGKLQALGAKISREER; this is translated from the coding sequence TTGGAGGCAATTGTCATTAAGGGCCATTCGCGCCTTGAGGGACGGGTAGCCATCAGCGGCGCCAAAAACGCGGTGCTGCCCATTATTGCAGCCTGCCTGCTGACCGGGGATGAATGTTACCTGGAGGATATCCCCCGCCTGGCCGATGTTGATACCATGTGCGGGGTTATTGGCGAAATGGGGGCCGAAGTTTACCCCGACGGGGTCCGGTGTTTAAGGGTGGCGGCCGGTTCCTTACAAGGAGTTGAGCCACCCTATGAATTTGTCCGCCGCATGCGGGCTTCCTTCCTGGTTATGGGCCCGCTGCTGGCGCGCCTGGGCCGGGTGAGGGTCTCCCTGCCCGGCGGCTGCGCCATTGGCGCCCGGCCCATTGACCTGCACCTTAAAGGCATGGCCGCCCTGGGGGCCAGCATTCATGTCAATAACGGCAACGTGGAGGCCGAGGCCAGGCGCCTGAAGGGAGCGCCCGTTTACCTGGATTTTCCCAGCGTCGGGGCGACGGAAAACATTATGATGGCCGCCGCCCTGGCCGAAGGGACGACGACCATTGAAAACGCCGCCGGTGAGCCCGAGATTGTCGACCTGGCCAACTTCATCAACGCCATGGGTGGCCGCGTCAGCGGCGCCGGCACCAGGGTTATCAAGATCGAAGGGGTTAGGGAACTCCACGGCGCCCGCCACGCCGTCATCCCCGACCGGGTGGAGGCCGGCACCTTTATGATCGCCGCAGCTGCCACGGGGGGTGACGTGTTCCTGGAGAACGTCATTTCCACCCACCTGAAGGCCGTCATGGCTAAGCTGGCGGAAGCCGGGGCTGAACTTTCAGAGGAAGACGGCGGCATCAGGGTTCGGGCGGAACTGCCCTTGAAGGCTGTGGACATCAAGACCATGCCTTACCCTGGCTTTCCCACGGACATGCAGGCCCAGTTCATGGCCCTCCTGACAACGGCCCGGGGTAGCAGCGTCGTGACCGAGACGGTGTTTGAAAATCGCTTCATGCATGTCAATGAGCTCAAGCGTATGGGAGCCAGCATCGTCATTGAGGGCCACTGCGCCGTTGTGAAAGGAAAAAAAAGGTTGACCGGTGCGCCGGTCAAGGCTACCGACCTGCGGGCCGGTGCCGCCCTGGTCATAGCCGGACTTATGGCTGAGGGAGAGACGGTGATTTCCTGCGTCCATCACATTGACCGGGGTTATGAGGACCTGGTGGGCAAGCTCCAGGCCCTGGGAGCGAAGATAAGTAGGGAAGAAAGGTAG
- a CDS encoding YwmB family TATA-box binding protein — MRRFSFNFLRFNFKIFLLIVLLLSFTGGLALARHLHPLAARTSRAASIQAASTVQAVDRDDPVPHLLFNALTAGGARLETMGLEAWGSLNSTFMDGEAIQDLAGRAATALGLEGITSFTRQDDAGFHALFWEGELQPGVVLYFSLQSLAGAGEGGETYLLINLEGQPKQGEGEMLAWQEKVREAFRPWQVEPHLIYNLTGVIPGKLTPAEREQRARAVLAALAAEKVEGVEDEELLSISAYTPRLPRSLEVAGRPVNANVALRYHATDDNTYLHLGSPLLGGEY; from the coding sequence TTGCGCCGGTTCTCTTTTAATTTCCTGCGCTTTAATTTTAAGATTTTCCTGTTAATCGTCCTCCTCCTGAGTTTTACCGGGGGACTGGCCCTGGCCCGGCACCTGCACCCCCTGGCCGCCCGGACATCCCGCGCGGCAAGCATTCAGGCTGCCAGTACCGTTCAGGCCGTTGACAGGGACGACCCGGTACCCCACCTTTTATTCAACGCCTTAACCGCTGGCGGCGCCCGCCTGGAAACCATGGGCCTGGAAGCCTGGGGCAGCCTTAATTCTACTTTTATGGACGGCGAGGCCATCCAAGACCTGGCCGGCCGGGCGGCAACCGCCCTGGGGCTGGAAGGGATAACCAGTTTCACCAGGCAGGATGATGCCGGCTTCCATGCCCTTTTCTGGGAAGGGGAACTGCAGCCCGGGGTGGTCCTGTACTTTTCCCTCCAGAGCCTGGCCGGGGCGGGGGAGGGCGGCGAAACCTATCTCCTCATCAATCTGGAAGGCCAGCCAAAGCAGGGTGAAGGGGAGATGCTGGCCTGGCAGGAAAAGGTGAGGGAAGCCTTTCGCCCCTGGCAGGTGGAGCCCCATCTTATCTACAACCTGACCGGCGTTATCCCCGGGAAACTTACCCCGGCGGAAAGGGAGCAGCGGGCCAGGGCCGTCCTGGCCGCCCTGGCAGCTGAAAAGGTAGAGGGTGTGGAAGATGAGGAACTCCTCTCCATCAGCGCCTATACACCCCGGTTACCCCGGTCCCTGGAAGTTGCCGGCCGGCCGGTAAATGCCAACGTGGCCCTGCGCTATCACGCCACCGATGACAATACTTATTTACATTTAGGTTCTCCCCTTTTAGGTGGCGAGTATTAG